Genomic DNA from Desulfurivibrio alkaliphilus AHT 2:
GCCGAATTCTGTGGCTCCTGTCATCAAGTGATCCATCCCGCCACTGGCGTGGCCATTATCGATACCTACCAGGACTGGCAGAACAACGAATACGGGCAAAAAAACATCCGCTGCCAGGATTGTCACATGACTCCCACCCCGGGGGTTGGCCAGAGGCGGGGGCGTGCGGCAACGATGGGGGAAAACCGGTCAAACGTGGCGTTTCATGCTTTCAGCGGCGGCAGTGTCTATGTGCAGGAGTTTCTTGGCCACCGCGAACAGGCCCGCATGGCCAGGGAAATGCTGCGGGCTGCGGCGGTGGTCGAACTTTCCCCCCGGGTGACCAATGACGCCACCCTGGAGTTGACGGTGGATGTACGGAATGTGGGGGCGGGGCACAAGATTCCCACCGGGGTGACCTATATCCGCAAGATGTGGCTGCAGGTGGAGGTGCTCAACGGAGCGGGAGAAAAGGTTTACAGTTCCGGCCATCTGGTCGAGGGCAACCATGTCGATCCCGAGGCGGTTTTCTTCCGTTTGCTTTTTGTGGATGAGCAGGGCGAGTTGACCGGCAAGAGCTGGCGGGCCCAGGGTATCGGCTACGATCGGCGGATTGCGGCCAATTCCAGCGAGCGGGAAGTGTACCGGATCGGGCTGCCGGCCCGCAGCGATTATACCATCAACACTCGGCTGATGTACCGCTCCTTCAGCCAGGCCACCATAGAGCGCCTGGAAGGAATACTGGATAAAGCACTGCCGCCCCTGGGAAGCGTGGAAATGGCGAAGGCGACGGCAAAGGTCA
This window encodes:
- a CDS encoding multiheme c-type cytochrome; translation: MKRAKLWPMFALLVCVAFGGWSGFAVFSAVAGEKEQVFAAGSFEDPEVCARCHRDIYQEWSHSMHAYAWDNQWFRADYEQAHRETGGATDMLCGPCHAPVAARTGQLPPHDGSEFDAVSQRGVSCDFCHTVTGLEQVYNMGHVSEPGRVKRGPRGDGREMYHAVEFSELHTRAEFCGSCHQVIHPATGVAIIDTYQDWQNNEYGQKNIRCQDCHMTPTPGVGQRRGRAATMGENRSNVAFHAFSGGSVYVQEFLGHREQARMAREMLRAAAVVELSPRVTNDATLELTVDVRNVGAGHKIPTGVTYIRKMWLQVEVLNGAGEKVYSSGHLVEGNHVDPEAVFFRLLFVDEQGELTGKSWRAQGIGYDRRIAANSSEREVYRIGLPARSDYTINTRLMYRSFSQATIERLEGILDKALPPLGSVEMAKATAKVSY